From Oreochromis niloticus isolate F11D_XX linkage group LG15, O_niloticus_UMD_NMBU, whole genome shotgun sequence:
CGGCTGCACAGGCCTGCACGTCCATCTACGTGTAAGTAGAAAGGCTTATCATAATCAGGCAAAGCCAaaactgtatttgtctgtaatgCCAGTTTCAAGTTAGTGAAtgcttcttctgctttcttctttgtagatgcaacactacattttgacttagggcattttaggcaattcctatttctcaaagaattcatacatcttacatatttcaaacttttaaattaaggaaaaactttgcattgcttacagctcataactcacagctctaaaactcgtcattgttaaatcatgtgcctaatcattatatgtcactgtgatccacaagtatgatcacaaatttgttttccaaacttacaaaacaaacaaacaaaaccaaaaacaaattgcctatggcaccaaggctttgcgttcatattaattgagtgtaagctgctttcttcattgcaagtgtttgtttcaataaggtttaattcatgcatcttatcactgagttctaaattcaaactatctcacttctaaTTCATTTCaataataatctcacatgtaacaatttgtgtatgtgtgttttcattttgtgttttcaatcagaaaaataaactcaacctctcataacatcactcatggatttcttgaattaaaagcactttcaaactttaaaacatcctactttacatcccaaaagaaatatatttcatacacacttttaaatgttctaacctctttcagacgccataaatcgtctcacacacactgccttttctctcaaactcccccctttttcagtcactcagacaaatcacgcagagtcactcaaatcaaatactgacagcattcacacagttaaaatcactcaaaatacgctttcatacgagtatcttggacatgccttccataatcagaaagagcaagtcaaaaagaaaagaaaaaactgaaacctctcatcatcctcacagcttctcaccacacacacataactaaaaataaaacacaccagcctttatggctcaagatatatacatctatcaaaattcagtcaattactatacattcacagtaatgaattcacaCTCTATTTATActattgtagtgagcaaaaccagcatctcagtcacaggcatttagcaatatttgcaaacaatagttataaagctcaataaGACTCTACGCCGAAAGCAACACTCcgcatgcgcgtcaccgctcctcatttgcattctcacacacacaccgtctAAAAATAGAATCAGCAGCCAGTGCACTGTTGTGTtgtctcaaacctgtagctttagctgttgtattcaGGGCTtgacttattagttgttagtataggatTGCTCTTCATCTCAAGAGAGTCTCATCTAGGATAACAGGTTTAcaaacaggtcaagtgtctctatgcacttgattagatttggtattttccttattttcttcatctcatatatcattgtactgagtttgagcaaaccttaagcttgaatcagactacttttaacaattatccacctcacatcataactgactgaggtgcctcttattattaatattatgtcattattaatgttatcattgtattgtttttcctttattataacagcaatagtatattacaatacactactttactactaatatacaatagtatattagtttatatcttattatgtatccatcacgggtctgtgtgaatctgcagcttcacaccttcccaagctggagacatttgcttttccttggctgaccaatgacacagccttaatataccttatgcatctctcttttttatttgatatatttccgtgtgaattatctggtttcacgcattctattcattcagcttggttgtcttcccaattttgtttcattgttaataccaatttacaggttgctatgcttcctattattagtttgaatatAGTAGAGATAAGCTCTAATTTGATTTAACCTTTTCTTTATTCCACTTTATTCCTAagagtatttatatatatattcagttgggtctgtatcCAACTCTTTTTAAACTTCTACTTTGATCTCTAATTTTACACTTGATAAGGGATTATTATGTTCCTCCCGATATGGGTGAATGTATAGTGGGACATTTTGTTATCTTAGGAATTCTTCATCTACAAGCACtgatttgtccggcgcctggacatttcttttctagccactgctcgtcagcagtgagttttgtgggCTGATTCCCCATTATCACAGAACTGCAAAGCTTTCTCTGGTACTAAACTCGGGGGTGgttgctgacacgcccttctacctTTCCCCTTTATCACCAGTACTTGAGCTTTTGCGggatacacaaagaaaacaataaaaacaaacaatggaagtagttcagcagcgtattgtgctgtaaaatcaacttacttccaaaacacatacacaaaacacatatacatacacacagatagacatttgcgcgctaatttgtcacgaagtaattccggctacttcTGAAACCtgtctaaacacagttccttgtGGCGAACTTAAACCTTATTTGTCACGAGGTATTTGACGGCTACCTCTAGAACCAATCTAAACTTAGTTCCTTCCGGCGAACTCAACCTATTTCACGTGCTTCTTTCTTCAAACCCTTGCGGCGGGTTAGACCTATGCACTTCTCTTTTGTGCACCCGTGCAGTGGGTCAGCCTAATGCGCTATTAATCCTTGCGGCGGATAAGACCTATGCGCTTCTCTTTTAAACCCTTCCGGCGGTTTAAAACcaaaaagtgttttctcaccctcagcTGTCCTTTGCTGGTTGTCAGGTCATCTGGCTGGATCCCAACGTCGTGGACCAGTACTATTacaccggcctggacccgaatttGTCTTACATCCCAGGTCTTTCACCTCTACCtggagagggctgtcgacagacttcggtgctggttTACCCACGGCGTCAGGATGCAGAAGTCAGACCTTATTGGAGTCACAGAAACGAGTCTGCTGTTTCCATCTCtaggctcgaaggaccaatttaaatgacaggggatttctttaaatcaccctgccgttcttcagctgagacggctgagtcagaaaacacaacactgcagaagtttttcacTCGCGAGGGGCAGTCATGGAACGCACGAACTGCGCCCCACGACTGTCcgcgtcctttatttatacaagatgttttgtgtgtgtgtgtgtgtgtgtgtgtgtgtgtgtgtgtgtgtgtgtgaatgtgtacaaAGGTAACAACGTCATTTAGAGCTGCGGGTTTTTCCCCTTCACtacatttgcatgttcttctaaaagagctgaggtttcacttctctgttctctgaagacaggaagcggttagtagctgcacacaagttactaggtgaaaagtcacttagacatgtccttaataataagataaaaagatacatttcatatagctgatcatattatacaatattctcttgacattccctcctgttgatcACGAAATGAAATGTACAGTTCATCAGTGAGTAACTACTTGTCTTTCACATTCTTAGTTACTACATCATTAGCACTTCATCttagagtttttttcatgtgctatgtgcagaggtgtttttttctgttctcaaactgatctccctgttggagctcagtctggggggaattttttttttctccttatctttcctcatgttgtgcttttccatgttatacccctctgacctgtcttccccatgtgatgtttgtgtaatgtatgtatggtcgaaagggtaagacggcgctggcacagctggcagccttaacccaatttccctcgggatgaataaagtatgatcaatcaatcaatcaatcaatcaatcaatcaatcgaTCAATAAACTATTCTGGAAACATGAAGTGTCTGATAAGCTGGTAAGTGGGTCTGCTCAGCGGACTTACATGGAAGGGAACTTCTCTTCCTCAGGCCTTTTTGGACACCCAGAGCCTGGCTTTATGAGACTGTGTTGCAACAGGAATGTTCATCCAAACTCTCTAGTTATTTGACATTCTGTGGAATTCACAAGCAACATGGATTAACCTGAGATTTTAGATATACCTCAGGTTGCTTCTGATAAAACTGGAACTTCTACCTTGCTgaatgtgtctttgtgttttgtttaggaGCTCTCATCTCATTCAATGCCGACGAGTATTCATTTGAACTAGGACTGATTCCCAGTGCTCTTGGCTCCTGTTGCAGCTGACTAGTTCTCGTCTCTCGTCAGTCTGGGCAACCTTCATTAATTGAATCAGTTTTGTTGTAACTATACAGCAATTTAAATGATCTGGAATTATATCTAGTTGTCTTGTGACTCAAGCAGCTGAGAACATTTAAACTTTGAATTCAAGCAGAAGGAAATAATGTTTGACAAACAGTAACAGAAGAGATATGCACTGACGTGTGGAACAGATGAATTTATAGGAGTGTGGCCATATGGAAACGGGGCATTAAAAGTGAACGCTTGTTATCAGCAGTTTCATGTAAATATTGTTTCCCATCATTGTGACAGTTATATGTCATCATCTCCTTTTCTCCTTCACAGCACCAGTGGACTTTGATATAGATCTTGAATTGCACATCCCAGCATCCAGTGTGACCCCAAATTTCAGTATTGTACTCAGAAACATTCTGAGAAATTTCTCCTTCCCCCAAATCATCACTGAGTCTTTAACACTAAAAGCTTTAAACTTCACCACATGTAAGTACTTGATCTTATTCACAGGATTTTTGTACTCAGTCAGATTTAATGCTGTTTATATGGTCCTGTATGACTTATGAACTGTGTTTTGTCCTTCTTTTAAATGTCTTGACCAGGGTGCTATCCAAACTCCACTGGCGGACTGCAGTGTCAGTGTGAGGACCAGTTTGCTTGGTCATGTGACAAGTGTGACGAATACAGCGCATGCAGTAATGTCACGTCACGAACCTGTGATTGCATAAACGGACTTCCTCTCAGTGGGGAGTTCTGTGAACCAATCACAAGTAAGAGCTGAAAACTGTAGCTGTTGCTACAGAAAAATACTGTCACCAAAAACATAAATGTATCTACCCAGCATGTGTTCATAAACATATTGATGATTCAACATTGCTTAGAATCATCTATTAAACTTGCTTTAGTGTAAACGTTTTCTTGTTAGAAATTACAAGTTTGTAGTTGTTtccataaaacatttttattcacttttattCATCAATTTGTTGTCATGAATCTCCTCAAAGTGACGAACACAATATAATGACTTTTCTAATGTTCCTCTGCAGCTATCATTCCATGTCCACTGCCTTCAACGACACCAATGCCAAACACAACAACACCAATACCAAATACAACCACGCCAGCACCATCTACTACAACAACACTGATGCCAAACACAACAACACCAATGCCAAATATAACCACACCAGCACCATCTACTACAACAACACTGATGCCAAACACAACACCACCAATGCCAAATACAACCACACCAGCACCATCTACTGCAACAACACTGATTCCAAACACAACAACACCAATGCCAAATACAACCACACCAGAGCCAAGTACAACACCACCAGTGACAACTACTACAACAACACTTATGCCAATTACAACTACACCAGAGCCAAGTACAACACCACCAGTGACAACTACTACAACAACACTTATGCCAAATACAACAGCACTAATGCTAACCTCTACAACAGCACCAATGCCAACCTCTACAACAGCACCAGTACGAAGAACAACAACACCACCACTGTcaactgcaaatgtttttactgAAGTGGAGAATTTTACTATGACCATAAATGTGGAATTTTGTGATATATACAAAGATCCAAGTAGTgaatttttcagaaatgttAGCACTGCTGTAAGTCTCAATTTGCCCCGTCTTTGTGTCATTCAGTTTTCTCAGAATCTCAGCCTGTTGGATACATAGGGTATTTAATTCATGTTTGGCCATGTCACTATCTCGAACAGATTAACGAACAAGCACTAAAGAACAATGTCAGAGCACAATTAATTACATTCCGGTAAGTCACATTATCTTATACTAATCctgacttcttcttttttttggcttgttttgtttacctttttttttttttttttttttacagttgctacacttcttaaaaaaaaatcacctttgTGGCAAAGAGTGAAACATCTGCATATTCATCACTTTACATACAGAGGTAGACTGAGACTATAATACAGGCCAAGAATTTGACTTCACCCCAGCCCACTTGATCGATTATATCAATCATTTCTCTAGTTTATAAAACTCAGGatcagaatggggaaaaaaagtaatttatgtAACTTTGAACATCGTATGGTTGTTGGTGCAGTCTGTCTGAGTCCCAAAAGGTtgatctgttcatctggatccttggggtggaccaattttgggcgcagcatgttttggggtttaaaagccacagatatgtggtgtttagaaaaaatccgtctcaactgttctgatactcctgacacataggGGATCACTACAAGTTTTCGCTTAGGCAGCAGTTGTCTAAGCAAAAACCCGTACtgattttttctaaacactgcgtctctgtggcttttaaacctcaaaacactctgtgccaaaaactggtccaccccaaggattgggtcccccgacacaaacagagtaatatagtgtacgctgttaagtgccaggaggatttcCATGATTTACACATCAGGGATGTGTAAATCATGAAGGTTAACCAGTgactcgtcaggccaggactctgcagtctattcacacctacaggccagtggacactcttttaatgatgaggatgtacacatcctggacaagGAGGAACGCTGATTTGAGCgtagagtcaaggaggccatttacgtgaaaagggaaagaccatctgtgaatcgaggaggggacccaagggtacatctttcgccatcttacaatgcagtgattgcagccattccccaactctctatgaatggtactcatgaccattgatcagtggttgatgatcaatggtcatgagaatttgcatattgatgatcaaggaactgacctcccagcccattcagtggtgctagttcaGTCATTATACAATGTACTAAGGTTGGGGAAGCcggcagtcagctgagactctAGAAGATCATTTCAAATTTGTTTCTAAAATATAGCATTGAGTTCATTGTACTCAAGTAGATGAACACAATCACCTGATGTTAATCCAACAGACCATCTTTGGGATGTTTGGATGTGCCCAAAGCTATTTAGGGGAATGAATTCCCAGTGCTAGGgggttaaaaatgtttttggaaaTATGTCAAAGtaattattgtgctatctactgtacaatataaagcgccttgaggcgacttttgttgtgatttggcggtatataaataaaattgaattgaattgaattaattgagaagactgaaaatgtaaaactgcTATTCTGTGACTCAACTGCATATGATGTACATCAGACTTTCCAGTAGATTAATTGGTAAGTTCTCTCATTTTCTCTTGTATGGCATGAGTCAGTCAAAATGTACACCGCATACCAGAAATGTGACCGTTTGCAAACCTTTTCTGTATTATAGGAGAGGAAGCACCATTGCTGAATACAGTGTCATTGCTCCTTTTTTACAAGTCATTGAAGCACTAAACAATGGAATTTTTGACCAGCTAGCAAAAGTCTACCCTATGATATCAGATGGTAAACATGCATCTACATTCTGGATTTCATTAAATTTTACATGTATGTTTTATATCATATCAGAAATCAGATCAGATAAGATGATTGTTTGATATATATGTCCATTTTTAAAGACCAAACTTTCTGGAGTTTAAATTTGAAGGCAAAGGATTTTTTGGAGATAAAGTCACTGTAACATGTGGCCCTCCACCAGTGGATCTCTTTGGTACTGACTGGAGAGCAGAGTGGAGACGTGATGGCAATCTCATACTTGAAGATGAAGTGCAcagcatttcaaaaataaaaaatgactcAGTCTTAACTGTATCACAGTTCATTTTTGCTGACAGCGGTAAGAAACGCACAACTGCACATGTGTTGCATTCCATGGGGAAATTTACAAATCATATATATTTCAAATATGTGTAGTCTCTGCATTTTTAGTAGCAAGCAACTTcaacattctgattggctcAAGGGCAATGCATGTCTTAAAGCACAAAACCAACTCTTCCATTGATCAGTTGACCCACAAATAACAACATATGGAAGTATGACTAAATCATCTAGATTATGGAAAAGGTTACTACTGTATGACTATAATGAAGTAAGCAATATTAATttagaatgactg
This genomic window contains:
- the LOC112842386 gene encoding probable ATP-dependent RNA helicase ddx42; the encoded protein is MTFLMFLCSYHSMSTAFNDTNAKHNNTNTKYNHASTIYYNNTDAKHNNTNAKYNHTSTIYYNNTDAKHNTTNAKYNHTSTIYCNNTDSKHNNTNAKYNHTRAKYNTTSDNYYNNTYANYNYTRAKYNTTSDNYYNNTYAKYNSTNANLYNSTNANLYNSTSTKNNNTTTVNCKCFY